A genomic region of Bradyrhizobium sp. ORS 278 contains the following coding sequences:
- a CDS encoding HD-GYP domain-containing protein translates to MSATAKQTVTQTATRRHLLLASDRGDQSSELARILRSVGDVDLMPTTDIPENPGNRFSGVIVDINLRSPESVQRVRKKLSSRAYSDVPRLFVLAEALHHATMQAWALGATDTIARPFSAADVLQRVRSALPADDGYDESDRGKLLNRGIEAAQAVMAKIFEKLPEGIPLTMEDIVAAENKILKAIKHSSLREWMTVVGCHHNDTYRHCLFVTGLAVGFSIHLGMREDDQRRLVRAALLHDVGKAFIPVAILDKQGKLTAEEIALLRQHPRRGYEALSRQGGFPPEMLDVILHHHEFLDGSGYPDALHSEQISDIVRLTTIVDIYAALIEHRAYRPAFTHARAFQIMENMGPKLDQQLLQAFRPVAMGAH, encoded by the coding sequence ATGAGCGCGACAGCCAAGCAGACCGTGACCCAGACCGCGACCAGGCGTCATCTCCTGCTCGCGTCCGATCGCGGCGACCAGAGCAGCGAGCTGGCGCGCATCCTGCGCTCCGTCGGCGACGTCGACCTGATGCCGACCACCGACATTCCTGAAAATCCCGGCAACCGCTTCTCCGGCGTCATCGTCGACATCAACCTGCGCTCGCCCGAGAGCGTGCAGCGGGTGCGCAAGAAGCTGTCCTCGCGCGCCTATAGCGACGTGCCGCGCCTGTTCGTTCTGGCCGAGGCGCTGCATCATGCCACGATGCAGGCCTGGGCGCTGGGCGCGACCGACACCATCGCGCGTCCGTTCAGCGCCGCCGACGTACTGCAGCGGGTCCGCTCGGCGCTGCCGGCCGATGACGGCTATGACGAGAGCGATCGCGGCAAGCTGCTCAACCGCGGGATCGAGGCCGCTCAGGCCGTGATGGCCAAGATCTTCGAGAAGCTGCCGGAGGGGATCCCGCTGACGATGGAGGACATCGTCGCGGCCGAGAACAAGATCCTCAAGGCGATCAAGCATTCGTCCTTGCGCGAGTGGATGACCGTGGTCGGCTGCCACCACAACGACACCTATCGGCACTGCCTGTTCGTGACCGGGCTTGCGGTCGGCTTCTCGATCCATCTCGGCATGCGTGAGGACGATCAGCGCCGGCTGGTCCGCGCGGCGCTGTTGCACGACGTCGGCAAGGCCTTCATCCCCGTCGCGATCCTCGACAAGCAGGGCAAGCTGACCGCCGAGGAGATCGCGCTGCTGCGCCAGCATCCGCGCCGCGGCTACGAGGCGCTGTCCCGGCAGGGCGGCTTCCCGCCGGAAATGCTCGACGTGATCCTGCATCACCACGAATTCCTCGACGGCTCCGGCTATCCGGACGCGCTGCACAGTGAGCAGATCAGCGATATCGTGCGCCTGACCACGATCGTCGACATCTACGCCGCGCTGATCGAGCACCGCGCCTACCGTCCGGCGTTCACCCATGCGCGCGCCTTCCAGATCATGGAGAACATGGGCCCGAAGCTCGACCAGCAGCTGCTGCAGGCGTTCCGCCCGGTCGCGATGGGCGCGCATTGA
- a CDS encoding molybdopterin cofactor-binding domain-containing protein, which yields MNQHVKAAPTMATDLSRRSFLVGTAATGLVLGYAGLADSALAATTPSAFEPTVWYSIAPDGLVTVTCGKADMGQHIASTMAQIICEELGAAWKDMRVQLASNDPKFNDPVLGAQITGGSWSTMMNFDAMSRAGAAGRIALTEAAATAMGVPAKELVVRDGVVMHPKTKKQMSYAEIVKSGKITKSFTPDELKAITLKTPDQYTMIGVSVPQLDIPSKTNGTAKYGIDTMLPGMVYGKVVTPPVRFGATVKSVDDSEAKKVPGFIKAVTLDDKTGSTSGWVVAVANTYANARKAADALKITYDNGPYANVSTASILAEAKKLQAQDDSGQFFVKDGDATAALSGAAKVLEAEYTTSINIHAPLEPMNATAEFKGDILHIYSGNQFATRSGAIAAGAAGIDPKYVVMHQAWLGGGFGRRLDADMMVPAVQAAKAVGKPVKVIYSRENDMTMDYSRPLTYQKVKAGLDSDGKLIALSHDVVSAWPTARWGIPDFLTPSVDKKGPLDSFTVNGADFFYTVPNHHVRAIKNELAHNATPSGQLRSVAPGWTFWAVESMIDEIAAASGQDPAQFRIALLDGKGKNDGGAQRLRNTLLAAMGLSGYGAKKLPKGEGMGVACVSSQERATASWTACVAHVAVADNGAVTVKKLTVATDVGTQVHPDNIRAQVEGAALWGLSLAMYEKATLKDGGIEQTNFDSYTPLRMSQVPEVAIAVIANGEKATGVGEPAVTVVAPALGNAIYNACGARLRSLPITAEAVKAAMKA from the coding sequence ATGAACCAGCACGTGAAAGCAGCGCCCACCATGGCCACAGATCTCAGCCGCCGCTCCTTCCTGGTCGGCACCGCCGCCACCGGCCTCGTGCTCGGCTATGCCGGCCTCGCCGATTCCGCGCTCGCCGCGACCACGCCCTCGGCCTTCGAGCCGACCGTGTGGTACTCGATCGCACCCGATGGTCTGGTCACCGTGACCTGCGGCAAGGCCGACATGGGCCAGCACATTGCCTCCACCATGGCGCAGATCATCTGCGAGGAGCTCGGGGCGGCCTGGAAGGACATGCGCGTCCAGCTCGCCTCCAACGATCCGAAGTTCAACGATCCCGTGCTCGGCGCCCAGATCACCGGCGGCAGCTGGAGCACGATGATGAACTTCGACGCCATGAGCCGCGCCGGCGCTGCCGGACGCATCGCGCTCACCGAAGCCGCTGCGACCGCGATGGGCGTGCCGGCCAAGGAGCTCGTGGTGCGCGACGGCGTCGTGATGCATCCGAAGACCAAGAAGCAGATGAGCTATGCCGAGATCGTCAAGAGCGGCAAGATCACCAAGAGCTTCACGCCCGACGAGCTCAAGGCGATCACGCTGAAGACGCCCGATCAATACACCATGATCGGCGTCTCGGTGCCGCAGCTCGACATCCCGTCGAAGACCAACGGCACCGCGAAGTACGGCATCGATACGATGCTGCCGGGCATGGTCTACGGCAAGGTGGTCACGCCACCGGTCCGTTTCGGCGCGACAGTGAAGTCGGTGGATGACTCGGAGGCCAAGAAGGTCCCGGGCTTCATCAAGGCGGTCACGCTCGATGACAAGACCGGCTCCACGTCAGGGTGGGTGGTCGCAGTTGCCAACACCTATGCCAATGCCAGGAAGGCGGCGGATGCGCTGAAGATCACCTACGACAACGGCCCGTACGCCAATGTCAGCACCGCGAGCATCCTCGCCGAGGCCAAGAAGCTGCAGGCCCAGGATGACTCCGGACAGTTCTTCGTCAAGGACGGCGATGCCACGGCCGCGCTGTCCGGTGCGGCCAAGGTGCTGGAGGCGGAGTACACCACCAGCATCAACATCCACGCGCCGCTGGAGCCGATGAACGCGACCGCCGAGTTCAAGGGCGACATCCTGCACATCTACTCCGGCAACCAGTTCGCGACCCGCTCCGGTGCAATCGCGGCCGGAGCGGCCGGGATCGATCCGAAATATGTCGTGATGCACCAAGCCTGGCTCGGCGGCGGCTTCGGCCGCAGGCTCGATGCCGACATGATGGTGCCGGCGGTGCAGGCGGCCAAGGCCGTCGGCAAGCCGGTCAAGGTGATCTACTCCCGCGAGAACGATATGACGATGGACTACTCGCGGCCGCTCACCTACCAGAAGGTCAAGGCGGGGCTCGACAGCGACGGCAAGCTGATCGCGCTCAGCCACGACGTCGTCTCGGCCTGGCCGACGGCGCGCTGGGGCATCCCGGACTTCCTGACGCCCTCGGTCGACAAGAAGGGCCCGCTCGACTCGTTCACGGTCAACGGCGCCGACTTCTTCTACACCGTGCCCAACCATCATGTGCGCGCGATCAAGAACGAGCTCGCGCATAATGCGACGCCGTCGGGGCAGCTCCGCTCGGTAGCGCCGGGTTGGACGTTCTGGGCGGTCGAGAGCATGATCGACGAGATCGCGGCCGCGTCGGGTCAGGACCCGGCCCAGTTCCGCATCGCGCTGCTCGACGGCAAGGGCAAGAACGATGGCGGCGCGCAGCGGCTGCGCAACACGCTGCTCGCGGCGATGGGCCTGTCAGGCTATGGCGCCAAGAAGCTGCCGAAGGGCGAGGGCATGGGCGTCGCCTGCGTGTCGTCGCAGGAGCGCGCGACCGCGAGCTGGACGGCGTGCGTCGCCCATGTCGCGGTCGCCGACAACGGCGCGGTCACGGTGAAGAAGCTCACCGTGGCGACCGATGTCGGCACGCAGGTGCATCCCGACAACATCCGCGCCCAGGTCGAGGGTGCGGCGCTGTGGGGCCTGTCGCTGGCGATGTACGAGAAGGCGACGTTGAAGGACGGCGGCATCGAGCAGACCAACTTCGACAGCTACACGCCGCTGCGCATGAGCCAGGTGCCGGAGGTCGCGATCGCCGTGATCGCCAATGGCGAGAAGGCGACCGGCGTCGGCGAGCCCGCGGTGACCGTGGTCGCGCCTGCGCTCGGCAACGCCATCTACAACGCCTGCGGCGCCCGGCTGCGGTCGCTGCCGATCACCGCGGAAGCGGTGAAGGCGGCGATGAAGGCCTGA
- a CDS encoding (2Fe-2S)-binding protein, translating to MPNLTINGRTMSVDAANDTPLLWVIREQLQMTGTKFGCGAGLCGACTVHVNGEAVRSCQTMVGDVKDKKITTIEGLSQKGDHPLQKAWIAEQVPQCGYCQSGQIMQAASLLAKTTSPTKEEITAHMDGNLCRCMTYSRIQKAIQRAASEMRTASNTSDRRAT from the coding sequence ATGCCTAATCTCACCATCAATGGGCGGACCATGTCCGTCGATGCGGCGAACGACACGCCGCTGCTATGGGTCATCCGCGAGCAGTTGCAGATGACCGGCACCAAGTTCGGCTGCGGCGCGGGGCTGTGCGGCGCCTGCACCGTGCACGTCAACGGCGAGGCGGTGCGCTCGTGCCAGACCATGGTCGGCGACGTCAAGGACAAGAAGATCACCACCATCGAGGGCCTGTCGCAGAAGGGCGACCATCCCTTGCAGAAGGCGTGGATCGCCGAGCAGGTGCCGCAATGCGGCTACTGCCAGTCGGGGCAGATCATGCAGGCGGCCTCGCTGCTCGCCAAGACCACGAGCCCGACCAAGGAGGAGATCACAGCGCATATGGACGGCAATCTCTGCCGCTGCATGACCTATTCGCGGATCCAGAAGGCGATCCAGCGCGCCGCATCCGAGATGCGCACCGCGTCGAACACCAGCGACCGGAGGGCGACATGA